A single region of the Ficedula albicollis isolate OC2 chromosome 11, FicAlb1.5, whole genome shotgun sequence genome encodes:
- the LOC101814235 gene encoding hydrocephalus-inducing protein-like, which produces MARKHSCWRIEPCEGVVHPKCEVLVTVTASLDDAVEFKDEVKVFIENSRTTIIPVQAVGIGTTIVTDKNLHPELDLKSHFSCSPCSYQFTVTNRGRRAQRLHWSTESCSRCGRCRWS; this is translated from the exons TGTGAAGGAGTGGTCCACCCTAAGTGTGAGGTGTTGGTGACTGTGACAGCAAGCCTGGATGACGCTGTGGAATTCAAGGACGAGGTGAAGGTGTTCATTGAGAACAGCCGTACGACCATCATCCCTGTCCAGGCTGTGGGCATTGGCACCACAATTGTCACCGACAAAAATCTGCATCCGGAGCTCGACTTGAAGTCCCACTTCAG ctgcagtccctgcagtTACCAGTTCACGGTGACCAACCGAGGCCGCCGCGCCCAGCGGCTGCACTGGAGCACAGAAAGT TGTTCAAGGTGCGGCCGCTGCAGGTGGAGCTGA
- the LOC101813248 gene encoding hydrocephalus-inducing protein homolog: MVLEGCSSTAQEVKEWLLCYATVGKEIEEKQIMQVNITCNFICPAVQMSSTAITFRVEKKPSDALTLQYQPLSVKNVCSLPFSIVLHLEHPFRICSKDQQPIPADSKPMTLDVGEELNLCIRFNPAYEKDLHSRVAERVLRMCFMEHPHEEQMTVRGEVYFPNLDLESEFVDFGCIINDTEQELHMEMTNCGPIAAEYHWSLLTDRQLNTIRFKPSPPKFKRQSSKKEGGFLRRYSKAESVEEPTKTPKTVQCSAQKPADAEDSPEAEALPSPAVEPQRPVRKRAWRHFPEVQRPKPGMQEVFDVRPLWGELQPGESHTVTFTFFGYANIVARVTALCHVQGGPTYRVVVAGGASPVSTNWMWKRWTEGLSADDDLLKSDEDTETESSKYSSEDNA, from the exons ATGGTGCTGgaaggctgctccagcactgcccag GAGGTGAAGGAGTGGCTGCTGTGTTATGCTACAGTGGGGAAAGAGATAGAAGAGAAACAGATCATGCAAGTGAACATCACCTGCAACTTCATTTGCCCTGCTGTGCAAATGTCTTCCACAGCAATCACCTTCCGTGTAGAAAAG AAACCCAGTGATGCCCTGACGCTGCAGTACCAGCCTCTGTCGGTGAAAAATGTCTGCTCGCTGCCGTTCAGCATTGTGCTGCACTTGGAGCACCCGTTCCGAATCTGCAGCAAGGACCAgcagcccatccctgcagattCCAAG CCCATGACGCTGGATGTAGGCGAGGAACTTAATCTCTGCATCCGCTTCAACCCAGCTTATGAGAAGGATTTGCACAGCCGGGTGGCAGAGAGGGTGCTCAGGATGTGCTTCATGGAACATCCTCACGAGGAGCAGATGACTGTGCGGGGAGAAGTCTACTTCCCCAACCTCGATCTGGAGTCCGAGTTCGTGGACTTTGGCTGCATCATCAATGACACCGAACAAGAGCTGCACATGGAGATGACCAACTGCGGCCCAATTGCTGCCGAGTACCACTGGTCACTGCTGACAGACCGCCAGCTGAACACCATAAG GTTCAAGCCTTCGCCACCTAAGTTCAAACGCCAGTCATCCAAGAAGGAGGGAGGCTTTCTGAGGAGATACTCCAAGGCTGAAAGTGTGGAGGAGCCgaccaaaaccccaaaaacagtACAGTGCTCTGCCCAGAAGCCAGCAGATGCAGAGGACTCCCCGGAAGCAGAG GCGCTGCCATCCCCTGCTGTGGAGCCTCAGAGGCCGGTGAGGAAGAGAGCGTGGCGCCACTTCCCAGAGGTGCAGCGCCCCAAGCCTGGCATGCAGGAG GTTTTTGATGTCCGGCCCCTGTGGGGTGAGCTGCAGCCGGGAGAGAGCCACACGGTCACCTTCACCTTCTTCGGCTACGCCAACATCGTCGCCCGTGTCACGGCGCTGTGCCACGTGCAGGGAGGCCCCACCTACCGGGTAGTGGTGGCTGGGGGGGCTTCGCCCGTGTCTACCAACTGGATGTGGAAGAGATGGACTGAGGGCCTCAG TGCTGATGACGACCTCTTGAAATCAGATGAGGATACCGAAACCGAATCATCCAAATATTCTTCAGAAGACAACGCTTGA